A window from Streptomyces sp. NBC_00299 encodes these proteins:
- a CDS encoding helical backbone metal receptor → MRVVSLVPSLTEAVAVSAAPGVLVGATDWCSHPAGLDVTRVGGTKNPEVDRIVALAPDLLIANEEENREPDLAALRTAGVEVLVTEVRDVPQAFGELARVLAACGVGSRPRWLDEAADTWSSLPPPDRRTTAVVPIWRRPWMVLGRDTFAGDVLARLGVDHFYATHEDRYPRIPLDELRAAAPDVVVLPDEPYRFTADDGPEAFAGLPCALVSGRHLTWYGPSLADAPRILSEALRAARR, encoded by the coding sequence ATGCGTGTCGTCTCCCTGGTGCCGTCCCTGACGGAGGCCGTCGCCGTCTCGGCCGCCCCCGGCGTCCTCGTCGGCGCCACGGATTGGTGCAGCCACCCCGCCGGCCTGGACGTCACCCGCGTCGGCGGCACCAAGAACCCCGAGGTCGACCGCATCGTCGCCCTCGCCCCCGACCTCCTGATCGCCAACGAGGAGGAGAACCGCGAGCCCGACCTCGCCGCCCTGCGCACGGCCGGCGTCGAGGTCCTGGTGACCGAGGTGCGGGACGTGCCGCAGGCCTTCGGTGAGCTGGCGCGGGTCCTGGCGGCCTGTGGAGTCGGGTCCCGCCCACGGTGGCTGGACGAGGCGGCGGACACGTGGTCGTCACTCCCGCCCCCGGACCGCCGTACGACGGCCGTCGTCCCGATCTGGCGGCGCCCCTGGATGGTGCTGGGCCGCGACACCTTCGCCGGCGACGTCCTGGCCCGCCTGGGCGTGGACCACTTTTACGCGACGCACGAGGACCGCTACCCGCGCATCCCCCTGGACGAGCTGCGCGCCGCGGCCCCCGACGTCGTCGTCCTCCCCGACGAGCCGTACCGCTTCACGGCCGACGACGGCCCGGAGGCCTTTGCCGGCCTGCCCTGCGCGCTGGTCAGCGGACGGCACCTGACGTGGTACGGCCCGTCACTGGCCGACGCACCACGGATACTGTCCGAGGCCCTGCGAGCAGCACGCCGCTGA
- a CDS encoding siderophore-interacting protein, giving the protein MALRPARKPRKPHSAQVIRTERLTPHMQRVVLGGDGLAEFAADTCTDHYVKMLFSPTGVDYPEPFDLERIREELPREQWPVTRTYTVRAWDPEHRELTLDFVLHGDEGLAGPWAMRAHPGETVRFMGPGGAYAPDPDADWHLLVGDESALPAIARSLESLPDGAKAYAFVEIAGPEEEQKIDSDVEVVWLHRGSRPVGEALVEAVRTLEFPEGRVHAFVHGEAHFVKELRQLLRVERGMSREDLSISGYWRLGHDEDGWQASKRDWNARIEAEQEGSAPAA; this is encoded by the coding sequence ATGGCACTACGCCCTGCCCGCAAGCCGCGGAAGCCCCACAGCGCGCAGGTCATCCGCACCGAACGGCTGACCCCGCACATGCAGCGTGTGGTGCTGGGTGGCGACGGGCTCGCCGAATTCGCGGCGGACACGTGCACCGACCATTACGTGAAGATGCTGTTCTCCCCCACGGGCGTGGACTACCCCGAGCCCTTCGATCTGGAGCGCATCCGCGAGGAGCTGCCGCGCGAGCAGTGGCCGGTGACGCGGACGTACACCGTGCGGGCGTGGGATCCCGAGCACCGTGAGCTGACGCTGGACTTCGTGCTGCACGGCGACGAGGGCCTGGCCGGCCCGTGGGCCATGCGCGCCCATCCGGGCGAGACCGTGCGTTTCATGGGCCCCGGCGGCGCCTACGCCCCCGATCCGGACGCCGACTGGCATCTGCTCGTGGGGGACGAGAGCGCGCTGCCCGCGATCGCCCGCTCCCTCGAATCGCTGCCCGACGGCGCCAAGGCGTACGCCTTCGTGGAGATCGCCGGGCCCGAGGAGGAGCAGAAGATCGACTCCGACGTCGAGGTCGTCTGGCTGCACCGCGGCTCGCGTCCCGTCGGCGAGGCGCTGGTCGAGGCCGTACGCACACTGGAGTTCCCCGAGGGCCGGGTGCACGCGTTCGTGCACGGCGAGGCGCACTTCGTGAAGGAATTGCGTCAGCTGTTGCGGGTGGAGCGCGGCATGTCCCGCGAGGACCTGTCGATCTCCGGCTACTGGCGGCTCGGCCACGACGAGGACGGCTGGCAGGCCTCCAAGCGGGACTGGAACGCGCGGATCGAGGCGGAGCAGGAGGGGTCGGCACCGGCCGCGTAG
- a CDS encoding ABC transporter permease/substrate binding protein: MPRLNLGDWVDSGVDWLVTHMSWLFDAIKAVVEGMYDAVNAVLTAPEPLLLAGILAVLAWWLRGLVPGVLAFAGFALVDSLELWDRAMSTLALVLVATVIALVISIPLGIWAARSKAVSAAVRPVLDLLQTMPSMVLLIPAILFFGLGTAAGVIATLIFALAPGVRMTELGIRQVDAELVEAAEAFGTAPRDTLLRVQLPLALPTIMAGINQVIMLSLSMVVIAGMVGTGGLGGAVNEAIGQLDIGFGFEAGVGIVVLAIYLDRVTGALGAQISPLGRRAAAKARAAGGVKVWNHRPRPVVAVAGVSVLALVAGGLGVFGPSAGTAEASATNVGKGKEIKLGYIPWDEGIASTFLWKELLERRGFEVTTSQYSAGPLYTGLATGQIDFETDSWLPTTHAEYWKKYGKQLEDLGSWYGPTSLELSVPSYVKGVDSLEDLKNNASKFKGKIIGIEPSAGMMGLLKDKVLKEYGLEDSYEVVDGSTPAMLAELKRAYAKKEPIAVTLWSPHWAYSDYDLTKLKDPKGAWGKGDGVHTLARKGFAGDNPEVGKWLKNFSMTEKQLTSLESQITKAGKGKEQDAVRSWLKQNPGLVDKWAPVAGSQKSKAAG; this comes from the coding sequence GTGCCTAGGCTGAATCTCGGTGACTGGGTCGACTCCGGCGTGGACTGGCTCGTCACCCACATGTCCTGGCTCTTCGACGCGATCAAGGCGGTCGTCGAGGGCATGTACGACGCCGTCAACGCCGTCCTGACCGCGCCCGAACCCCTGCTCCTCGCGGGCATCCTCGCCGTGCTGGCCTGGTGGCTGCGCGGCCTGGTCCCGGGAGTCCTGGCCTTCGCCGGCTTCGCACTGGTCGACTCGCTCGAACTGTGGGACCGGGCCATGTCGACGCTGGCGTTGGTGCTGGTCGCGACGGTGATCGCCCTGGTGATCTCGATCCCGCTGGGCATCTGGGCCGCCCGCTCCAAGGCGGTCAGCGCGGCCGTACGGCCCGTCCTGGACCTGCTGCAGACCATGCCGTCGATGGTGCTGCTGATCCCGGCCATCCTGTTCTTCGGCCTGGGCACCGCCGCCGGCGTCATCGCCACCCTGATCTTCGCGCTCGCGCCCGGCGTCCGTATGACCGAGCTCGGCATCCGCCAGGTCGACGCGGAACTGGTCGAGGCCGCCGAGGCGTTCGGTACGGCACCGCGCGACACCCTGCTGCGGGTCCAGCTGCCGCTCGCCCTGCCCACCATCATGGCGGGCATCAACCAGGTGATCATGCTGAGCCTGTCGATGGTCGTCATCGCCGGCATGGTCGGCACCGGCGGCCTCGGCGGCGCGGTCAACGAGGCCATCGGCCAGCTCGACATCGGCTTCGGCTTCGAGGCGGGCGTCGGCATCGTGGTCCTCGCCATCTACCTGGACCGCGTCACCGGCGCGCTCGGCGCCCAGATCTCCCCGCTCGGCCGCCGTGCGGCCGCCAAGGCCCGCGCCGCGGGCGGCGTCAAGGTCTGGAACCACCGGCCCCGCCCGGTCGTAGCCGTCGCCGGCGTGTCCGTCCTGGCCCTCGTCGCCGGCGGCCTGGGCGTCTTCGGCCCCTCCGCGGGCACCGCCGAGGCCTCCGCCACGAACGTCGGCAAGGGCAAGGAGATCAAGCTCGGCTACATCCCCTGGGACGAGGGCATCGCCTCCACGTTCCTGTGGAAGGAGCTGCTGGAGCGCCGCGGCTTCGAGGTCACCACCAGCCAGTACTCCGCCGGCCCCCTCTACACGGGCCTCGCCACCGGTCAGATCGACTTCGAGACGGACTCCTGGCTGCCCACCACGCACGCCGAGTACTGGAAGAAGTACGGCAAGCAGCTGGAGGACCTCGGCTCCTGGTACGGCCCCACCTCCCTGGAGCTCAGCGTCCCGTCGTACGTCAAGGGCGTCGACTCCCTGGAGGACCTCAAGAACAACGCCTCCAAGTTCAAGGGCAAGATCATCGGCATCGAGCCGAGCGCCGGAATGATGGGCCTGCTCAAGGACAAGGTCCTCAAGGAGTACGGCCTGGAGGACTCGTATGAGGTCGTCGACGGCTCCACGCCCGCGATGCTGGCCGAGCTCAAGCGCGCGTACGCCAAGAAGGAGCCGATCGCCGTCACGCTCTGGTCGCCGCACTGGGCGTACAGCGACTACGACCTGACGAAGCTCAAGGACCCCAAGGGTGCCTGGGGCAAGGGCGACGGCGTGCACACCCTCGCCCGCAAGGGCTTCGCCGGCGACAACCCCGAGGTCGGCAAGTGGCTGAAGAACTTCTCCATGACGGAGAAGCAGCTGACCAGCCTGGAGTCGCAGATCACCAAGGCCGGCAAGGGCAAGGAGCAGGACGCCGTCCGCTCCTGGCTGAAGCAGAACCCGGGCCTGGTGGACAAGTGGGCTCCGGTCGCCGGGTCGCAGAAGAGCAAGGCGGCCGGGTGA
- a CDS encoding RluA family pseudouridine synthase — protein sequence MRRRNPLPPSPLPQRDGIDAVRVRLPFDGAWATVREHLTDRLAGAGPEVVAGMFEAGQVVGADGKAVAPDAAYEPGMFVWFHRKLRAEVPVPFAVDVVYRDEHIVVADKPHFLATTPRGGHVTQTALARLRRELDIPALGAAHRLDRLTAGLVLFTVRPEERGAYQTLFRDKLVRKEYEAVAPYDPALALPRTVRSRILKERGVLAAREVEGEPNAVTRVEAVEHRADGLARYRLAPATGQTHQLRVHMNALGVPILGDPLYPEVTAPVPADDFRRPLQLLARALEFTDPVTGTEHRFRSTRTLEAWVSYSGWAAREPRTGSAQ from the coding sequence ATGAGACGCCGTAACCCGCTCCCGCCCTCTCCCCTGCCGCAGCGCGACGGAATCGACGCGGTGCGGGTGCGCCTGCCCTTCGACGGGGCGTGGGCGACCGTGCGGGAGCATCTGACGGATCGGCTCGCGGGGGCCGGGCCCGAGGTCGTGGCGGGGATGTTCGAGGCAGGTCAGGTCGTCGGGGCGGACGGGAAGGCGGTGGCGCCGGACGCGGCCTACGAGCCGGGGATGTTCGTGTGGTTCCACCGGAAGCTGCGCGCAGAGGTGCCGGTGCCGTTCGCTGTGGACGTCGTGTACCGCGACGAGCACATCGTCGTCGCCGACAAGCCGCACTTCCTCGCCACCACCCCGCGCGGCGGCCATGTCACCCAGACCGCGCTGGCGCGGCTGCGCCGGGAGCTGGACATCCCGGCGCTGGGCGCCGCACACCGGCTCGACCGGCTCACCGCCGGACTGGTGCTGTTCACGGTGCGGCCCGAGGAGCGCGGCGCGTACCAGACGCTGTTCCGGGACAAGCTGGTGCGCAAGGAGTACGAGGCCGTGGCGCCGTACGATCCCGCGCTCGCCCTGCCCCGGACCGTGCGCAGCCGCATCCTGAAGGAGCGCGGGGTGCTCGCCGCCCGGGAGGTCGAGGGCGAGCCGAACGCCGTCACCCGGGTCGAGGCCGTCGAGCACCGGGCCGACGGACTGGCCCGCTACCGGCTGGCGCCCGCCACCGGGCAGACGCATCAGCTACGGGTCCATATGAACGCCCTGGGCGTACCGATCCTCGGCGACCCGCTCTACCCGGAGGTGACCGCCCCCGTCCCGGCCGACGACTTCCGGCGCCCGCTCCAACTACTGGCGCGAGCCCTGGAGTTCACCGACCCGGTCACGGGGACGGAACACCGGTTCCGCAGCACGAGAACCCTCGAAGCCTGGGTCTCGTACAGCGGTTGGGCGGCAAGAGAGCCGCGTACCGGGTCGGCTCAGTAG
- a CDS encoding GNAT family N-acetyltransferase — protein sequence MPFLTSPVLPAGTLARIPQPTLRTGDGLLLRPWRADDAPAVHAAFQDPVMHQWHARAADSVAEVCGWIAEWRTAWTEERHPQWAVVDAESDRLLGRVALREVHLDDGTAEVAYWTTAEARGRGVAARATTTLARWALDDIGFHRLELLHAVRNEASCRVAGKAGFLLEGTKRSSALHRDGWHDMHLHARVQGD from the coding sequence ATGCCCTTCCTGACCAGCCCCGTCCTGCCCGCCGGAACCCTCGCCCGCATCCCGCAGCCCACGCTCCGCACCGGTGACGGCCTGCTCCTGCGCCCATGGCGGGCCGACGACGCGCCCGCCGTGCACGCGGCCTTCCAGGACCCTGTGATGCACCAGTGGCACGCGCGGGCCGCCGACTCCGTGGCCGAAGTCTGCGGCTGGATAGCGGAGTGGCGGACGGCGTGGACCGAGGAGCGGCACCCTCAGTGGGCCGTCGTCGACGCGGAGAGCGACCGGCTGCTGGGGCGCGTGGCCCTGCGTGAGGTCCACCTCGACGACGGCACGGCCGAGGTCGCGTACTGGACCACCGCCGAGGCGCGCGGCCGGGGCGTCGCGGCACGCGCCACGACCACCCTGGCCCGCTGGGCACTCGACGACATCGGCTTCCATCGCCTCGAACTGCTGCACGCCGTCCGCAACGAGGCGTCCTGCCGTGTCGCCGGCAAGGCCGGCTTCCTCCTGGAGGGCACCAAGCGCAGCTCCGCCCTGCACAGGGACGGCTGGCACGACATGCATCTGCATGCCCGCGTGCAGGGCGACTGA
- a CDS encoding quaternary amine ABC transporter ATP-binding protein: MSSRLEAEQLYKVFGRRPDEAVARLRQGTDREELRADGTTAAVIDASFTVEPGQIFVVMGLSGSGKSTLLRMLNGLLEPTSGHVRFDGQDLTAISDRELREVRAKKISMVFQHFALFPHRSVLENAAYGLAVQGVPRAEREKRAGEALALCGLAGWENSWPDELSGGMQQRVGLARALATDADLLLMDESFSALDPLIRRDMQDQLLELQRSLKKTIVFITHDLNEAMRLGDRIAVMRDGRIVQTGTAEDILLRPENDYVASFIQDVDRSRVLTASALMDTTVTADTPLCACETATGETTFAELCAISARLSHRVSVVDEDNKVIGVVPRQRLVGFLGDESAEPAPCDTPDGKVAARA; encoded by the coding sequence GTGTCATCCAGGCTAGAAGCCGAACAGCTCTACAAGGTGTTCGGCAGACGACCGGACGAGGCCGTAGCGAGGCTCCGCCAGGGAACCGACCGGGAGGAACTGCGCGCGGACGGCACCACCGCCGCCGTCATCGATGCCTCCTTCACCGTGGAGCCGGGCCAGATCTTCGTCGTCATGGGCCTGTCCGGGTCCGGCAAGTCCACGCTGCTGCGCATGCTCAACGGGCTGCTGGAGCCGACCTCGGGGCACGTCCGCTTCGACGGCCAGGACCTGACCGCGATCAGCGACCGTGAGCTGCGCGAGGTCCGCGCGAAGAAGATCAGCATGGTCTTCCAGCACTTCGCGCTCTTCCCGCACCGCAGCGTGCTGGAGAACGCCGCCTACGGCCTGGCCGTGCAGGGCGTGCCCCGCGCCGAGCGCGAAAAGCGCGCCGGCGAGGCGCTGGCCCTGTGCGGTCTGGCCGGGTGGGAGAACTCCTGGCCCGACGAGCTGTCCGGCGGCATGCAGCAGCGCGTGGGCCTCGCCCGCGCGCTCGCCACCGACGCCGACCTGCTCCTCATGGACGAGTCCTTCAGTGCGCTCGACCCGCTGATCCGCCGCGACATGCAGGACCAGCTGCTGGAGCTGCAGCGCTCCCTGAAGAAGACGATCGTCTTCATCACCCACGACCTCAACGAGGCCATGCGCCTGGGCGACCGCATCGCCGTCATGCGCGACGGCCGCATCGTGCAGACCGGCACGGCCGAGGACATCCTGCTGCGCCCGGAGAACGACTACGTCGCCTCCTTCATCCAGGACGTCGACCGGTCCCGCGTGCTCACCGCGAGCGCCCTGATGGACACCACGGTCACCGCCGACACCCCCCTGTGCGCCTGCGAGACCGCGACCGGCGAGACGACCTTCGCGGAGCTGTGCGCCATCAGCGCCCGGCTGTCGCACCGCGTCTCGGTCGTGGACGAGGACAACAAGGTCATAGGCGTCGTGCCGCGGCAGCGGCTGGTCGGCTTCCTCGGCGACGAGAGTGCCGAACCAGCGCCCTGCGACACCCCGGACGGGAAGGTGGCCGCCCGTGCCTAG
- a CDS encoding cytochrome P450: MMPESHSTTGTHDPLSTPPPGCPAHGLGLGPGGLHRLHEAEDLSELYEQLREQHGEVAPVLLHDDVPMWVVLGHTENLHMVRTPSQFCRDSRIWSPLLEGRVKPDHPLMPHIAWQPICSHAEGDEHLRLRSAVTGAMSTIDHRGMRRHINRSTQRLVNRFCEEGRADLVSQFAEHLPMAVMCEILGMPDEYNDRIVEAARDMLKGTETAIASNAYIMDALMRLTAKRRAQPEEDFATHLINHPARLTDDEIGQHLRVVLIAAYEATTNLLANVLRVVLTDPRFRAQLSGGQMTVPQAVEQSLWDEPPFSTVFAYFAKQDTELGGQRIRQGDGLLFAPAPGNVDPRVRPDLAANMMGNRSHLAFGGGPHECPGADIGRAIAEVGVDALLMRLPDVELDCDEDELEWRQSIASAHLVSMPARFAPKPPQDIKQRPGRAPVPPQRPTWHVGTPQPQPAAAPAAETIAPQQPVPTPEPVRPKGAWRRFLMWWRGY; this comes from the coding sequence GTGATGCCTGAATCCCATTCCACGACCGGTACGCACGACCCCCTGTCCACCCCGCCGCCCGGCTGCCCCGCCCACGGACTCGGACTCGGCCCCGGCGGACTGCACCGGCTCCACGAGGCGGAGGACCTGAGCGAGCTGTACGAGCAACTGCGCGAGCAGCACGGTGAGGTGGCGCCCGTACTCCTCCACGACGACGTGCCGATGTGGGTGGTCCTCGGTCACACCGAGAACCTGCACATGGTGCGCACGCCCTCGCAGTTCTGCCGGGACAGCCGCATCTGGAGCCCGCTCCTGGAGGGCCGGGTCAAGCCCGACCACCCGCTGATGCCGCACATCGCCTGGCAGCCGATCTGCTCCCACGCGGAGGGCGACGAACACCTGCGGCTGCGCAGCGCGGTCACCGGCGCCATGTCGACCATCGACCACCGCGGTATGCGTCGGCACATCAACCGCTCCACGCAGCGCCTCGTCAACCGGTTCTGCGAGGAGGGCCGCGCCGACCTGGTCAGCCAGTTCGCCGAGCACCTGCCGATGGCCGTGATGTGCGAGATCCTCGGCATGCCCGACGAGTACAACGACCGAATCGTCGAGGCCGCCCGCGACATGCTCAAGGGCACCGAGACGGCGATCGCCAGCAACGCGTACATCATGGACGCGCTGATGCGGCTCACGGCCAAGCGCAGGGCCCAGCCGGAGGAGGACTTCGCCACCCACCTCATCAACCACCCGGCACGGCTCACCGACGACGAGATCGGCCAGCACCTGCGGGTCGTGCTCATCGCCGCCTACGAGGCCACCACCAACCTCCTCGCCAACGTGCTGCGCGTGGTCCTCACCGACCCGCGGTTCCGCGCCCAGCTCAGCGGCGGCCAGATGACGGTTCCCCAGGCGGTCGAGCAGTCCTTGTGGGACGAACCGCCGTTCAGCACCGTCTTCGCCTACTTCGCCAAGCAGGACACCGAGCTCGGCGGCCAGCGCATCCGCCAGGGCGACGGGCTCCTCTTCGCCCCCGCCCCGGGCAATGTCGACCCGCGGGTACGCCCCGACCTGGCCGCCAACATGATGGGCAACCGTTCCCACCTCGCCTTCGGCGGCGGACCGCACGAGTGCCCCGGCGCGGACATCGGCCGTGCGATCGCCGAAGTCGGCGTCGACGCGCTCCTGATGCGTCTGCCCGACGTCGAACTCGACTGCGACGAGGACGAGCTGGAGTGGCGGCAGTCGATCGCCTCGGCCCACCTGGTGTCGATGCCGGCCCGCTTCGCTCCGAAGCCGCCACAGGACATCAAGCAGCGGCCCGGTCGCGCCCCGGTCCCGCCCCAGCGCCCGACCTGGCACGTGGGCACCCCGCAGCCGCAGCCGGCCGCCGCCCCGGCAGCCGAGACGATCGCGCCGCAACAGCCCGTACCGACCCCGGAACCGGTCCGCCCGAAGGGCGCCTGGCGGCGCTTCCTGATGTGGTGGCGAGGCTACTGA
- a CDS encoding 5'-3' exonuclease produces MRGVTGRLMLLDTASLYFRAYFGVPDSVKAPDGTPVNAVRGLLDFIDRLVKDHRPDALVACMDADWRPQWRVDLIPSYKAHRVAEEREAGPDEEEVPDTLSPQVPVIEEVLDALGIARVGVEGYEADDVIGTFTARAKGPVDIVTGDRDLYQLVDDARGIRVLYPLKGVGTLQLTDEAWLREKYGVVGRGYADLALLRGDPSDGLPGVPGIGEKTAAKLLAEFGDLAGIMAAVDDPKAKLTPSQRKRLHESRPYVAVAPTVVRVAADVPLPDVDTTLPRAPRDPAGLDELALRWGLGGSLQRLLVTLGA; encoded by the coding sequence ATGCGTGGCGTGACCGGACGACTGATGCTCCTCGACACCGCCTCGCTCTACTTCCGCGCCTACTTCGGCGTCCCGGACTCCGTGAAGGCCCCGGACGGCACGCCGGTGAACGCCGTGCGCGGGCTCCTCGACTTCATCGACCGCCTGGTCAAGGACCACCGCCCGGACGCGCTGGTGGCCTGCATGGACGCCGACTGGCGGCCCCAGTGGCGGGTCGATCTGATCCCCTCCTACAAGGCGCACCGCGTCGCCGAGGAGCGCGAGGCGGGTCCGGACGAGGAGGAGGTGCCCGACACGCTGTCGCCGCAGGTGCCGGTCATCGAGGAGGTCCTGGACGCCCTCGGCATCGCGCGTGTGGGGGTCGAGGGGTACGAGGCGGACGACGTGATCGGCACGTTCACCGCGCGGGCGAAGGGTCCGGTCGACATCGTCACGGGCGATCGCGACCTGTACCAGCTGGTGGACGACGCCCGCGGGATCCGGGTGCTGTACCCGCTCAAGGGTGTGGGCACCCTCCAGCTCACCGACGAGGCGTGGCTGCGCGAGAAGTACGGCGTGGTCGGCCGCGGGTATGCCGATCTGGCGCTGCTGCGCGGTGACCCGAGCGACGGACTGCCGGGTGTGCCCGGGATCGGCGAGAAGACGGCGGCGAAGCTGCTCGCCGAGTTCGGCGACCTGGCCGGGATCATGGCTGCGGTCGACGACCCGAAGGCGAAGCTCACGCCCTCGCAGCGCAAGCGTCTGCACGAGTCCCGGCCCTACGTCGCCGTCGCACCGACGGTCGTGCGGGTCGCGGCCGACGTCCCGCTGCCCGACGTCGACACGACGCTGCCGCGTGCGCCCCGGGATCCGGCGGGGCTGGACGAGCTGGCGCTGCGGTGGGGGCTGGGCGGGTCGCTGCAGCGGCTGCTGGTGACGCTGGGGGCGTGA
- a CDS encoding amino acid permease, with protein sequence MTSTVPADLRPDPPHDPDAGSLASFGYRQELHRSLGRYASFAAGFSFISVLTTVFQFFAFGYAFGGPVFFWAWPVVLAGQLLVAACFAELAARYPISGAIYQWSSRLSNVTFGWFAGWIMVIGQIVVVAAAALALQMVLPALWSGFQLIGTDPAPTSADGAANAALLGVVLLTLTTLVNLLDNRVMSVINRVGVTAEIIGAVLIVALLLTHSERTPGITFHTTGAESGLLGALLVGSFTAAYVLIGFDSAGEMSEETHHPRRTAPRTILTALGAAGLLGGLLVLGGLLAAPSLTDGRLAVDGLSYVLTSSLGDGVGRALLADVVVAITVATLAIQTAACRMLFSMARDGQLPFYRRLARVNPRTGMPGAPAVVVGALAAALLLLNFASPEAFLAIGTTCIVLLYLAYAMVTGPLLVARLRGRFTTDGTDETGNPLFSLGRWGVPVNALALLYGLFMTVNLAWPRAAVYDPAGGHWYFQYFTVLFLGVTVVAGVGFRAYRRRSATVSTAVPEAAVGEAAG encoded by the coding sequence ATGACGAGCACCGTCCCCGCAGACCTCCGCCCCGACCCACCGCACGACCCCGACGCGGGCTCCCTCGCCTCGTTCGGATACCGGCAGGAACTGCACCGCAGCCTCGGCCGGTACGCCTCCTTCGCTGCGGGATTCTCCTTCATCTCCGTACTGACGACCGTCTTCCAGTTCTTCGCGTTCGGGTACGCGTTCGGCGGCCCCGTCTTCTTCTGGGCCTGGCCGGTGGTGCTCGCCGGGCAACTGCTGGTGGCCGCATGCTTCGCTGAGCTGGCCGCGCGCTATCCGATCTCGGGCGCGATCTACCAGTGGTCGTCACGGCTGTCGAACGTCACCTTCGGCTGGTTCGCCGGCTGGATCATGGTGATCGGGCAGATCGTGGTGGTCGCGGCGGCGGCACTGGCCCTGCAGATGGTGCTGCCCGCACTCTGGTCCGGCTTCCAGCTGATCGGCACCGACCCCGCGCCGACGTCGGCGGACGGCGCGGCCAACGCGGCGCTGCTCGGCGTCGTCCTGCTGACGCTCACCACCCTGGTGAACCTCCTCGACAATCGCGTCATGTCGGTGATCAACCGGGTCGGTGTGACCGCCGAGATCATCGGCGCCGTACTGATCGTCGCGCTGCTGCTGACCCACTCCGAGCGCACCCCCGGCATCACCTTCCACACCACGGGCGCCGAGTCGGGCCTGCTGGGCGCGCTGCTGGTCGGCTCGTTCACGGCGGCGTACGTGCTGATCGGCTTCGACAGCGCGGGCGAGATGAGCGAGGAGACACACCACCCGCGGCGCACCGCGCCCCGCACGATCCTCACCGCGCTCGGCGCCGCCGGCCTGCTCGGTGGACTGCTCGTCCTCGGCGGACTGCTCGCCGCGCCCAGCCTCACCGACGGCCGGCTGGCGGTCGACGGCCTGAGCTACGTCCTGACGAGCAGCCTGGGCGACGGCGTGGGCAGGGCCCTGCTGGCCGACGTGGTCGTGGCCATCACCGTGGCGACCCTCGCCATCCAGACGGCGGCCTGCCGGATGCTGTTCTCGATGGCCCGCGACGGCCAACTCCCCTTCTACCGCCGCCTCGCCCGGGTCAATCCGCGCACCGGGATGCCCGGCGCACCCGCCGTGGTGGTCGGCGCCCTCGCCGCGGCCCTGCTGCTGCTCAACTTCGCCTCGCCGGAGGCGTTCCTGGCCATCGGCACGACCTGCATCGTGCTGCTGTACCTGGCGTACGCGATGGTCACCGGCCCGCTGCTGGTGGCCCGCCTGCGCGGCCGGTTCACCACCGACGGCACCGACGAGACGGGCAACCCCCTGTTCTCCCTGGGCCGCTGGGGCGTCCCGGTCAACGCCCTCGCGCTCCTGTACGGCCTCTTCATGACCGTCAACCTGGCCTGGCCGCGGGCGGCGGTGTACGACCCGGCGGGCGGGCACTGGTACTTCCAGTACTTCACCGTGCTGTTCCTGGGCGTGACAGTGGTCGCCGGAGTGGGATTCCGGGCGTACCGGCGGCGCAGCGCGACGGTCTCGACGGCCGTACCGGAGGCGGCGGTCGGGGAAGCGGCCGGATAG
- a CDS encoding helix-turn-helix domain-containing protein — protein MGDHKEQPLRVGAAVRRRRRALELTLAVVAERSGLSVPFLSQVENDRARPSRSSLEKVADALRTTAVELLAAADPACSVDVVRADGSEWGPAPRARSLVRGHHQMHASEFTGDHDAGREFQFRNDQLMYVADGAVEIEAEGRAYRLGRGDTLYLTGGVRHRWRATVPDTRVVVVAVAEHIEAVRDRPGR, from the coding sequence ATGGGCGACCACAAAGAACAGCCCCTTCGAGTGGGCGCGGCCGTGCGTCGGCGCCGTCGCGCCCTCGAGCTCACCCTCGCCGTCGTGGCCGAGCGCAGCGGCCTCTCGGTGCCCTTTCTTAGCCAGGTCGAGAACGACCGGGCACGCCCCAGCAGAAGCTCCCTAGAAAAGGTCGCCGACGCCCTGCGCACCACCGCGGTCGAACTCCTCGCCGCCGCCGACCCGGCGTGCAGCGTCGATGTCGTACGCGCCGACGGCAGCGAGTGGGGGCCCGCCCCCCGGGCGCGTTCCCTGGTGCGGGGTCATCACCAGATGCACGCCTCGGAGTTCACCGGCGACCATGACGCGGGCCGTGAATTCCAGTTTCGCAACGACCAGTTGATGTACGTCGCCGACGGCGCCGTCGAGATCGAGGCCGAGGGCCGCGCGTACCGCCTCGGCCGCGGCGACACCCTGTACCTCACCGGCGGGGTGCGCCACCGCTGGCGGGCGACCGTGCCGGACACACGCGTGGTCGTCGTCGCCGTGGCGGAACACATCGAGGCGGTCCGGGACCGGCCGGGACGCTGA